ACTGGTATCTGCGGACCCTCGAGGCGTCGCTCATCGATGCGTTGGCGGAATTCGGCATCGCGGCCGAGCGAAACGTCGGATTCACGGGCGTATGGACGCAGGGGGCGGGTCGCAAGATCGCGTCGATCGGTGTGCACGCCCGCGACTGGGTGACCTGGCACGGATTCGCGCTCAACGTGTCGACGGACCTGAGCTACTTCGACGTGATGGTGCCGTGCGGCATCGAGGCCGTGACGATGACGTCGATCGCGCGGGAGTTGAGCGGAAACACGCCGGAGATGTCGCGTGTAGAATACGCCGCCATCGCCGCGCTGGCGTCCGCTTTCGCGCTGATGCCCCGCGAGGTGGGTCGTCTGCTCGATGACTCGCGAGTCACCGCGGAGGGACGCGCCGCCCGCTAGGTTGTTTCGAGCGCACCCGTCCACCCCGTCCCTGTCCACCTGTCCACCTGTCCACCTGTCCACCTGTCCACCTGTCCACCCGATCCCATGATCCATTCTTCCGTTCGCCGAAGGACGCTGTTACTCGCTGGACTTGCTGCGGCCA
This is a stretch of genomic DNA from Gemmatimonadaceae bacterium. It encodes these proteins:
- the lipB gene encoding lipoyl(octanoyl) transferase LipB encodes the protein MPPDELWVEHLGLMPYADALDYQRAVARARISGEIAQDVLLLVEHPPVVTLGRGSKERHLLASPELLASRGIELFEVERGGDVTFHGPGQLVGYPIIDLKRHRRDLHWYLRTLEASLIDALAEFGIAAERNVGFTGVWTQGAGRKIASIGVHARDWVTWHGFALNVSTDLSYFDVMVPCGIEAVTMTSIARELSGNTPEMSRVEYAAIAALASAFALMPREVGRLLDDSRVTAEGRAAR